In Callospermophilus lateralis isolate mCalLat2 chromosome 10, mCalLat2.hap1, whole genome shotgun sequence, a single genomic region encodes these proteins:
- the Shisa5 gene encoding protein shisa-5 isoform X2: MGFGATVAIGLTIFVLSVVTIIVCFTCSCCCLYKMCRRPRPVVTTTTATTVVHAPYPQPPSVPPSYPGPTYQGYHPMPPQPGMPAAPYPTQYPPPYPAQPMGPPAYHETLAGGAAMPYPASQPPYNPAYMDPPKAAP, from the exons ATGGG GTTTGGAGCAACTGTAGCCATCGGCCTCACCATCTTTGTGCTCTCTGTTGTCACCATCATCGTCTGCTTCACCTGCTCCTGCTGCTGTTTGTACAAGATGTGCCGCCGACCACGTC CCGTTGTGACCACCACCACTGCCACCACTGTGGTGCATGCACCTTACCCTCAGCCTCCAAGTGTGCCCCCAAGCTATCCTGGACCAACATACCAGGGCTACCATCCCATGCCCCCGCAGCCAGGAATGCCAGCAGCACCCTACCCGACACAGTACCCGCCACCCTATCCAGCCCAGCCCATGGGCCCACCAGCCTACCATGAGACCTTAGCTG GAGGTGCAGCCATGCCATACCCTGCCAGCCAGCCTCCTTATAACCCAGCCTACATGGATCCCCCAAAGGCAGCTCCCTGA
- the Trex1 gene encoding three-prime repair exonuclease 1, protein MGSQAPPPGPMQTLIFLDLEATGLPFSQPKITELCLLAVHRCALENTLTSQGSPPTVPLPPRVTDKLSLCVTPGKACSPAASEITGLSTAVLAAHGRQRFDNNLANLLQAFLQRQPQPWCLVAHNGDRYDFPLLQAELAMLGLASILDGAFCVDSIAALKALEQASSPSEHGPRKSYSLGSIYTRLYGQAPVDSHTAEGDVLALLSICQWKPKALLQWVDTHAKPFRTIRPMYGVTASSRTNPKRSAVTATTPLATTKNASPSIGESRRPKAVTSTIVPGIPPREGLLAPLGLLAFLTLAIATLYGLSLATPGQ, encoded by the coding sequence ATGGGCTCACAGGCCCCACCTCCTGGTCCCATGCAGACCCTCATCTTCTTGGACCTGGAAGCCACTGGTCTGCCCTTCTCCCAACCCAAGATCACGGAGTTGTGCCTGCTGGCTGTCCACAGATGTGCCCTGGAGAATACTCTCACCTCTCAAGGGTCACCACCCACAGTGCCCCTGCCACCACGCGTGACAGACAAGCTTTCACTGTGCGTGACTCCTGGGAAAGCCTGCAGTCCTGCAGCCAGCGAGATCACAGGTCTGAGCACAGCTGTGCTCGCAGCACATGGGCGTCAACGCTTTGATAACAACCTGGCCAACCTGCTCCAAGCCTTCCTGCAGCGCCAGCCACAGCCTTGGTGCCTAGTGGCACACAACGGTGATCGCTACGACTTCCCCCTGCTCCAGGCAGAGTTGGCTATGCTGGGTCTTGCCAGTATTCTGGATGGTGCTTTCTGTGTGGACAGCATTGCTGCCCTTAAGGCCTTGGAACAAGCTAGCAGCCCCTCAGAGCATGGCCCAAGGAAGAGCTACAGCCTGGGCAGTATCTATACCCGCCTATATGGGCAGGCCCCAGTGGACTCACACACGGCTGAGGGTGATGTTTTAGCTCTGCTTAGCATATGTCAGTGGAAGCCAAAGGCCCTGCTGCAGTGGGTGGATACTCACGCCAAGCCCTTTCGCACCATCAGGCCCATGTATGGGGTCACGGCCTCTTCTAGGACCAACCCAAAACGGTCTGCGGTCACAGCCACTACACCCTTAGCCACTACCAAGAATGCTAGTCCCAGCATTGGTGAAAGCAGAAGACCCAAGGCTGTTACTTCAACAATAGTCCCTGGAATCCCACCCCGGGAGGGGCTGCTGGCCCCTCTGGGCCTGCTGGCCTTCCTCACCTTGGCAATAGCCACATTGTATGGACTATCCCTGGCCACACCTGGGCAGTAG